In the Geobacter sp. FeAm09 genome, one interval contains:
- a CDS encoding PEP-CTERM sorting domain-containing protein, whose protein sequence is MKKVLTTLFAALLMSAVSAQATTYSFSTSNSAVTSMADTTNVIWNLKSTPLAADQVITSATLTLYGLQDWEKNALDKLYISLYNTSSGSNTFTTSSDPSDTTNYFAGNSKAYLLATASGGTYYPGHSGTLTVTFDASALAALTADLKDGYFGFAFDPDCHWYDSSMAFTYTTATAPVPEPSTVILLGAGMAGVALLRRRNRKA, encoded by the coding sequence ATGAAAAAAGTACTGACGACACTGTTTGCTGCGCTGCTGATGAGCGCCGTGTCAGCCCAGGCGACCACCTATTCTTTCAGCACCTCCAATTCGGCGGTAACCAGCATGGCCGACACCACGAACGTCATCTGGAATCTGAAGAGCACCCCCCTGGCCGCCGACCAAGTGATCACCAGCGCGACCCTCACCCTCTACGGTTTGCAGGATTGGGAGAAAAACGCTCTCGACAAACTCTATATCAGCCTCTACAACACGTCGTCGGGGAGCAACACCTTTACGACCAGTTCTGACCCCAGCGACACGACCAATTACTTTGCCGGCAACTCGAAAGCCTATCTCCTTGCCACGGCCAGCGGCGGCACCTACTACCCCGGCCACAGCGGCACCCTGACCGTCACCTTTGACGCCAGTGCGCTGGCGGCACTGACGGCGGACCTCAAGGACGGCTACTTCGGCTTCGCCTTTGATCCCGACTGCCACTGGTACGATTCCAGTATGGCGTTTACCTATACCACCGCCACCGCGCCGGTGCCCGAGCCGTCCACCGTCATCCTTCTGGGCGCGGGCATGGCCGGCGTGGCCCTGCTGCGGAGAAGGAACCGCAAAGCCTAG
- a CDS encoding DUF4124 domain-containing protein: MAHAEYYAYTDDQGNVHYTDNPSSLSAKALKRAKRVDVDMSPEPPPEVPAASVTTYPDANKPAKKAKKMTKAKRSSGNRPPSSPRSPHSSNHHNQAPSRQSANRPTRH, encoded by the coding sequence ATGGCGCATGCCGAATATTACGCCTATACCGATGACCAAGGGAATGTGCATTACACGGATAATCCATCGTCTTTATCTGCCAAGGCGCTCAAACGCGCCAAGCGGGTCGATGTTGACATGAGCCCGGAGCCTCCCCCAGAGGTCCCGGCAGCAAGCGTGACGACATATCCCGATGCGAACAAACCGGCAAAGAAAGCCAAGAAGATGACAAAGGCCAAAAGATCTTCCGGCAACCGTCCCCCTAGTTCCCCCAGGAGCCCACACAGCAGCAACCATCACAACCAAGCTCCATCTCGCCAATCAGCGAACCGGCCGACCCGGCACTGA
- a CDS encoding DUF2726 domain-containing protein, with the protein MEMVIELDDSTHQQAKRIARDEFLEAALEAAHVPIARFPVKRAYTLRELQAKLGDFVVSAQEPDKNKAVDVERAEPEPMIIKPVLPTSNEKCSKCGSEMKIREKKSGEETGKKFLVCIKYPECRTVEPYAEARWF; encoded by the coding sequence ATGGAGATGGTTATTGAGCTTGACGACAGCACCCACCAGCAAGCGAAACGGATAGCCAGGGATGAATTTCTTGAAGCTGCCCTGGAAGCGGCACATGTTCCGATAGCAAGATTTCCGGTTAAGCGGGCATACACTTTACGAGAGCTTCAAGCCAAGCTTGGAGATTTTGTTGTTTCGGCACAGGAGCCGGATAAAAACAAGGCTGTCGATGTGGAGAGGGCAGAGCCTGAGCCGATGATAATAAAGCCGGTGCTTCCGACAAGTAATGAGAAATGCTCCAAATGTGGAAGCGAAATGAAGATAAGAGAAAAGAAGTCTGGAGAAGAGACTGGGAAAAAGTTTTTAGTGTGTATCAAGTATCCTGAATGCCGAACTGTTGAGCCGTATGCCGAGGCCAGATGGTTTTAG
- a CDS encoding P-loop ATPase, Sll1717 family, protein MEGLKLSDIYLGVNDGKKEARYKADFEKYFFDYNNLHEHVLDPAVFLILGRKGSGKTILAEYIKKTCSGPTFFIDIRSYKDFRFHELVHLKSGDISPNEYFAIWEWVMLLDLAKIIIQDEGIPQSNEKRRLDTFFKENYASLTIDVKKVIEITKQHKIKGSLLKQEAEYGGASKQTEGSYLQYLEDLREVVITLLSTSRSEYALFYDELDDRFRNEEYYKNSIISLLKAADKINMLCIDNGCKCKIYALLRSDIFSILNDPDLNKIVKVNGLTIDWGNKVDKSSPLFELILTKASRSVSSLESRSYDDKFKILFPQDIKRVEPERFILERTLFRPRDIVTYLNLIIKKYPTTSYFGFKGFLDLRKSYSEYLLNEIRNEMCGHISDDQIDTGLQLLKQFNRHNFKYTDIKLYWDKNKDKYKAVELDNILSIFFKFNIVGNKWFKDDHKKNFYSWAHRDPRSELDFDKEIIIHLGLRDELSV, encoded by the coding sequence ATGGAAGGACTTAAGCTGAGTGATATTTATCTCGGAGTAAATGATGGGAAAAAAGAAGCCCGATATAAGGCTGATTTTGAAAAGTATTTTTTTGATTATAACAACCTCCATGAGCATGTTCTTGATCCTGCAGTTTTTTTAATACTGGGAAGAAAAGGTTCAGGCAAAACTATATTAGCTGAGTACATTAAAAAGACCTGTAGTGGACCAACATTTTTTATAGATATTCGATCATATAAAGATTTCAGGTTTCATGAACTAGTTCATTTAAAATCAGGTGACATTTCTCCGAACGAGTATTTTGCAATTTGGGAGTGGGTAATGTTGCTTGATTTAGCAAAAATCATAATACAAGATGAAGGAATACCACAGTCTAATGAAAAAAGAAGACTTGATACTTTTTTTAAGGAAAACTATGCCTCTTTAACAATTGATGTAAAGAAAGTTATCGAAATAACCAAGCAGCACAAAATTAAAGGCTCATTATTGAAGCAAGAAGCTGAATATGGTGGAGCAAGCAAACAAACAGAAGGTTCATATCTTCAATATCTTGAAGACCTGCGCGAAGTAGTAATTACCCTACTTTCTACTTCACGCAGCGAGTACGCATTATTTTATGATGAACTTGATGACAGATTTAGAAATGAGGAATACTACAAAAATTCTATTATTAGCCTGCTAAAAGCCGCTGACAAAATAAATATGTTGTGCATTGACAATGGCTGTAAATGTAAAATATATGCACTTTTAAGAAGTGATATATTTTCAATTCTTAACGACCCAGATCTTAATAAAATAGTAAAGGTCAATGGATTAACAATAGACTGGGGAAACAAAGTTGATAAATCATCACCATTATTTGAACTGATACTAACTAAAGCATCCAGATCAGTAAGTTCGCTAGAGTCACGTAGTTATGATGACAAATTCAAGATATTGTTCCCTCAAGACATAAAGCGCGTTGAACCAGAGCGGTTTATACTTGAAAGAACTTTATTCCGCCCAAGAGATATAGTTACCTACCTTAATCTTATAATTAAAAAATATCCTACAACAAGCTATTTTGGTTTTAAAGGCTTTTTAGATTTAAGGAAATCATATTCAGAGTATCTTTTAAATGAAATCAGAAATGAAATGTGTGGACACATCTCAGATGACCAAATTGACACAGGGCTTCAGTTGTTAAAACAGTTCAATAGACATAATTTTAAATACACTGACATTAAGCTATATTGGGATAAGAATAAAGATAAATACAAAGCTGTTGAGCTTGACAATATATTATCAATATTTTTTAAGTTCAATATCGTTGGCAACAAATGGTTTAAGGATGATCATAAGAAAAACTTCTACAGTTGGGCTCATAGAGATCCAAGATCTGAACTAGATTTTGATAAAGAAATAATTATCCATTTAGGATTAAGAGATGAACTGTCTGTTTAA
- the smpB gene encoding SsrA-binding protein SmpB, translating to MGEKLICNNKKAYHEYFIEEKLEAGMVLQGTEVKSLRAGTVNLTDAFMLIREGEAFLHNLHIAPYDFGNRQNHQPDRQRKLLLHRKEIGRLYGRIREQGYSVVPLRLYFKDGLVKVEIGLAKGKKLYDKREDLKKKDTQREMSQAMKARNRG from the coding sequence ATGGGTGAGAAACTGATCTGCAACAACAAGAAGGCCTACCATGAATATTTTATCGAGGAAAAGCTGGAAGCCGGGATGGTGCTTCAGGGGACCGAGGTAAAATCGCTGCGGGCCGGCACCGTCAACCTGACCGACGCCTTCATGCTGATCCGCGAGGGCGAGGCCTTTCTGCACAACCTGCACATCGCGCCCTATGATTTCGGCAACCGCCAGAACCACCAGCCGGACCGCCAGCGCAAGCTCCTCCTGCATCGCAAGGAGATCGGGCGGCTGTACGGCAGGATCAGGGAACAGGGGTATTCGGTCGTTCCCCTGCGGCTTTATTTCAAGGACGGGCTGGTCAAGGTGGAGATAGGGCTTGCCAAAGGTAAGAAACTGTACGATAAACGTGAGGATCTGAAAAAGAAGGATACGCAGCGGGAGATGTCGCAGGCCATGAAGGCCCGCAACCGGGGCTAG
- a CDS encoding magnesium transporter MgtE N-terminal domain-containing protein gives MNTEYSEIYLSAVIGRSVINSRGEELGLLRDLIMVPGEVFPEVSHIVIKGRKGKMLLPWSEVSLFTHVVISSAGIAPGLRPYEYREAEILVRRDLLDKQIVDVDGAKVVRVNDIKLGKLHDKLCIFSVDIGFRGLLRRLGYERFGENVARLIKKDIPNAEISWEYVQPLEPHSSKLALNIARNQMNEIHPADLADIIEQIPIQSIKTVLESIDPETTGDTLYELEPEMRSVVISQMDAEHASDILEEMSPDDAADVLSDLSEETAQQLLGMMDDEEKEEIEELLEHEEDTAGGFMTSEFLTLPLNHTVGAAIAEVRRLAGEIENVSYAYLLDDAEHLEGVLSLQDLLASKDDELVVDVMEDNIRSVNVGDAPEEILETLTRYDLTAVAVLDEEQRMVGIVTVDDVLAHYLPRLVKKRG, from the coding sequence ATGAACACGGAATACAGCGAAATATACCTGAGTGCCGTCATCGGCCGGTCGGTGATCAACAGCAGGGGCGAAGAGCTCGGGCTTCTCCGCGACCTGATCATGGTGCCGGGCGAGGTCTTCCCCGAGGTGTCGCACATCGTGATCAAGGGACGCAAGGGCAAGATGCTGCTCCCCTGGAGCGAGGTATCGCTGTTTACCCACGTGGTCATATCCTCCGCCGGCATCGCCCCCGGCCTGCGCCCCTACGAGTACCGCGAGGCGGAGATCCTGGTGCGGCGCGACCTTTTGGACAAGCAGATCGTGGACGTGGACGGGGCCAAGGTGGTGCGCGTCAACGACATCAAGCTGGGCAAGCTCCACGACAAGCTGTGCATATTCTCCGTCGATATCGGCTTCCGCGGCCTCCTGCGCCGCCTGGGCTACGAACGGTTCGGCGAGAACGTGGCGCGGCTGATCAAGAAGGACATCCCCAACGCCGAGATCAGCTGGGAGTATGTCCAGCCGCTGGAGCCCCATTCGTCCAAGCTGGCCCTCAATATCGCCCGCAACCAGATGAACGAGATCCATCCGGCCGACCTGGCGGACATCATCGAGCAGATCCCGATCCAGAGCATCAAGACCGTGCTCGAAAGCATCGACCCGGAAACCACCGGCGATACGCTCTACGAACTGGAACCGGAGATGCGCAGCGTGGTCATCAGCCAGATGGATGCCGAGCACGCCTCGGACATCCTGGAAGAGATGTCCCCGGACGATGCGGCCGACGTCCTCTCCGACCTGTCGGAAGAGACGGCCCAGCAATTGCTGGGGATGATGGACGACGAGGAGAAGGAAGAGATCGAGGAACTGCTGGAGCACGAGGAAGACACGGCCGGCGGCTTCATGACCAGCGAATTCCTCACCCTGCCCCTGAACCACACGGTGGGCGCCGCCATCGCCGAGGTGCGCCGGCTCGCGGGGGAGATCGAAAACGTCAGCTATGCCTATCTCCTGGATGACGCCGAACATCTGGAGGGGGTGCTCAGCCTCCAGGATTTGCTCGCCTCCAAGGACGATGAACTCGTCGTGGATGTGATGGAAGACAACATCCGTAGCGTGAATGTGGGCGACGCCCCGGAGGAGATCCTGGAAACCCTCACCCGGTACGACCTGACCGCGGTAGCGGTATTGGACGAGGAACAGCGCATGGTGGGCATCGTCACCGTTGACGACGTCCTGGCCCACTATCTGCCGCGCCTGGTGAAGAAGAGAGGATAG